The sequence below is a genomic window from Barrientosiimonas humi.
GGCTGGCCGAGGCGATGCCGATGCCGACGGCGGCCAGGGAGGCGCCCGCACCGAGGGTCAGGGCGCGCAGGCGGGAACGGGTGGGGGTCTGACGGTGCAGCATGACGTGCTCCATGCGGGTCGGGGGGAACTGCCGATCCACCGGAGGTTACTGTGACGTAGGTCACGATGGGGGTTTGCGAGCCCGCCGTTCCGCAGGGCGAGCGGCGGGGATCAGCCCAGCCGGATGCGTACGTCCGTCGCGCCGACCGGGTCGCGCGCCGGCTGCCAGGACCACCCGGCGCGCCCGCGCTGGCGCACCCACTCGCGGTCGCCGACGGTCACCCGGGTGATGCCCTCGGCCTGGGCGTGCGCGACGGCCCAGGTGCCGAGCGTGCGCGCGGTGGTGACGTCGCCGCCGTCCGCGCTCACCGTGGCGCCGTCCGCCTGGGCGCGCACGCCCGTCTGCTCGCGCAGCTTGGTGACGACCTGCGCCGCGCTGCTGCTCTCGGTCGGCGGGTCCAGCCGGCACCCGACCGCGCCCGGCGCGGACCCGGAGAGGGCGTCGGTCATGACGCGCCCCTCGGTCTCGTGGTCGGCGTAGGCGTCGGGGAAGCCGCTGCGCTGGACCTCCTGGGCCACCTGGGTCAGCGGGCGGGTCTGCCAGCCGTCGACCTGCACGAGGTGGCGGTAGAACTCGCCGCTGGCGTACACCGGGTCGGCGACCTGCTCCAGCGTGCCCCACCCCTGGCTCGGGCGCTGCTGGAAGAGTCCGACCGAGTCGCGGTCGCCGTAGGCCAGGTTGCGCAGCTTCGACTCCTGGATCGCCGTCGTCACCGCGATGTTCGCGGCGTAGCGCGGCAGGTCGCGCAGGGTCGTGCCGACCGTGACGATCGTCGCCGCGTTGGCGGTCTGCTCGGGCGTCAGCTTCTCCTCGCTCTCACCCGAGCGCAGGAGGCAGCTCTCGTTGCCGAAGTAGTTGCTGAGGTACTGATAGGCCTGCCACCCGCCGAAGCCGAGCGCGGCCACGAGCACGAGCGGCAGCAGGCAGCCGACGAGCCGCACACCCCGGCCGCGCGGCTGGTGCTCCTCGAACGTGAATCCGTCGTCGTGCCAAGCATTCTCGTCGTCGGCGAACAGGGGTTCATCGTGCTCCTCGGCGCGACGACGGCGGGGCAACGCAGGTGCTCCGCGTCAGTCGTTGGCGTGCAGGGCGTCGTTGAGCGCGATGCCGTGCCCCTTGCGGGTGCGGGCCTCGACGACGCCGGTGGTGGAGTTGCGGATGAACAGCACCCCGTCGCGGCCGGACAGCTCCTTCGCCTTGACGACCGAGCCATCCTCCAGCGTGACCTTGGTGCCGGCCGTGACGTAGAGCCCGGCCTCGACCACGCAGTCGTCGCCGAGCGCGATGCCGACGCCCGCCTGCGCGCCGACGAGGCAGCGCCGGCCGATCGACACCCGCTCGGTGCCGCCCCCGGACAGCGTGCCCATGATCGAGGCGCCGCCGCCGATGTCGGAGCCGTCGCCCACGACGACCCCCTGCACGATGCGCCCCTCGACCATCGAGGTGCCGAGGGTGCCGGCGTTGAAGTTGCAGAAGCCCTCGTGCATCACCGTGGTGCCGGCGGCCAGGTGGGCCCCGAGGCGCACCCGGTCGGCGTCGGCGATGCGCACCCCGCTCGGCACGACGTAGTCGGTCATCCGCGGGAACTTGTCGACGCCGAAGACCTGCACCGGTCCCTCGGCGCGCAGCCGCAGCCGGGTCTGCTCGAACCCCTCGACCGCGCACGGGCCGACGTTGGTCCAGACCACGTTGCTCAGCACGCCGAACAGCCCGTCGAGGTTGATCGTGTTGGGCTCGACCAGGCGGTGCGACAGCAGGTGCAGCCGCAGGTAGGCGTCGGGCACGTCGGCCGGCGCGGCGTCCAGGTCGATGACCGTGGTGACGACGGACGTACGCACTCCCCGGGCGGGGTAGACCTGGGCCAGCTTCTCCAGCTCGGCCGGCGCGGCCGCGCCGTCGGGCACCTCCCCGAGGGCGGGCGTCGGGAACCAGGTGTCGAGGAGCTGGCCGGCGTCGGTCTCGGTGGCGAGGCCGTGGCCCCAGGCGGTGCGCTGATCCGTCATGGCGCCCAGGGTAGGGCGCGCGCCCGCGACGCCCCGGGGTGGTTCGCGAGGTGAGCCACCGCCGTGCGCGAGGATGGCCGCATGCCGACCCCGCACCTCGACCTGAGCGCCGACGTGGTCACGCTGACCGCGGCGGTGTGCGACATCCCCTCGGTCAGCCGCGACGAGCAGGCGCTCGCCGACGCCGTCGAGACCGCGCTGCGCGCCGTGCCGCACCTGGAGGTGCTGCGCGACGGCAACGCGGTCGTGGCGCGCACCGACCTCGGCCGCGACGAGCGGGTGCTGCTCGCCGGCCACCTCGACACGGTGCCGCTCACCGACCCGCCCAACCTGCCCGTGCGCCGGGTGGACGGGCTGCTCTACGGCCGCGGCACCACCGACATGAAGGGCGGGGTCGCGGTGCAGCTGGCCCTCGCGGCGACGCTCGCCGAGCCCAACCGCGACGTGACCTACGTCTTCTACGACTGCGAGGAGATCGAGGACGAGTTCAACGGCCTCGGACGCCTGGCGCGCACCCACCCCGACTGGCTCGCGGCCGACTTCGCGGTGCTGCTCGAGCCGACCGACGGCGGGGTCGAGGGCGGCTGCAAGGGCACGCTGCGGGTCGACGTCACCACCAAGGGCATCGCCGCGCACTCGGCCCGGCCGTGGAACGGGCACAACGCGATCCACGACGCGGGCGAGATCCTGACCCGGCTGTTGGCGTACGAGCCCGAGACCGTCACCGTCGACGGGCTCGACTACCACGAGGCGCTCAACGCGGTCGGCATCAGCGGCGGGATCGCGGGCAACGTGATCCCCGACGTGTGCCGGGTGTCGGTGAACTACCGCTTCGCGCCGACCAAGAACGCCGAGGAGGCGCTGGCCCACGTGCGCGGCGTCTTCAGCGGCTTCGACGTCACCCTCGGCGACAGCGCCGACGGGGCGCTGCCCGGGCTCGACCGGCCCGCCGCGCAGGCCTTCGTCGCGGCGCTCGGGCTGCCGGTCACCGCCAAGCAGGGCTGGACCGACGTCGCCCGGTTCAGCGCCCTCGAGGTGCCCGCGGTCAACTTCGGCCCGGGCGACCCCAACCTCGCCCACACCGACGACGAGCGCTGCCCCGAGCAGCAGATCACCGATGCCGAGGCCGCGCTGCGGCGCTGGCTGGAAGGAGCCGGAGCGTGACCGACCAGACCCGACCCACCGGGGGCGAGGACTACTTCAAGGGCGCGACGATGCTGCGCGGCCGCAACGTCCCCCAGACGACGACCGACCAGCGGCTGCTCGACCGCTCCGACTCGGCCGAGTGGGTGCACACCGACCCGTGGCGGGTGCTGCGCATCCAGAGCGAGTTCGTCGAGGGCTTCGGCGCGCTCGCCGAGCTGGGCCCCGCGATCAGCGTGTTCGGCTCGGCCCGCACCAAGCCGGGCAGCGCCCACTACGAGCTCGCCACCGAGGTCGGCCGGCTGCTCGTCGAGGCCGGCTACGCCGTCATCACCGGCGGCGGCCCCGGCACCATGGAGGCCGCCAACAAGGGCGCCAGCGAGGCCGGGGGAGTCAGCGTCGGGCTCGGCATCGAGCTGCCCTTCGAGACCGGGCTGAACCCCTACGTCAACCTCGGCATCAACTTCCGCTACTTCTTCGCGCGCAAGACGATGTTCGTGAAGTACGCCGAGGGATTCGTCGTGCTGCCAGGCGGATTCGGCACTCTCGACGAGCTGTTCGAGGCCGTCACCCTGGTGCAGACCCGCAAGGTCACCCAGTTCCCGCTGGTGCTGCTCGGCAGCGACTTCTGGGCGCCGATGCTCGACTGGGTGCGCGGCACCCTGCTCGCCGAGGGCATGATCGGCGAGCGCGACCTCGACATGCTGCAGGTGCTCGACGACCCGGCCGAGGCCGTCCGCGCCGTCGTCGGTGACCAGCCCGTCCAGGGCACCGGCCGCGAACCTGACTGAGTCTTTCTGGCTCAGCTCCTCCTCCGGCAGACGCTTGCTGCGCTGCGCGTCTGCCGGCATCGTCGCCAAGCCGCGCCGACCCTTCTGGCTCAGCTCCTCCTCCGGCAGACGCTTGCTGCGCTGCGCGTCTGCCGGCATCGTCGCCGAGCCGCGCCGACCCTTACGAGCCCGGCTCGCCGCCGACGTACGACCGTGGCGGCGCGTCGCGCGGGCGGGTGGCTTATCGTCGGGGCGTGATCGCCCTCTTGCTCGCGCTGCTCGTGGTGGTCGTCGGCCTCGCGGTGGCCATCGCCATCGGACGCATCCCCGTGACCGGGATGGACGACGCCCCGAGCACCAGTCCGTTCGACCCGCTGCCCGAGGGCCAGGTCACCGACGAGGACCTGCAGCGGCTCCGCTTCGACCAGACGCTGCGCGGCTACCGGATGAGCCAGGTCGACGCGACGCTGGACCGGCTGCGCGACGAGCTGCGCGACAAGGACCGCGAGATCGCGCGGCTGCGCGGCGACGTCGACACCTACGCCGAGCGCGACTACTCCGAGCGCGACGCCGACGCCTACTCCGAAGACACCTGAGCCCGTGGCGCCCGTCCGAGTCGTCCGCGAGGTCGAGGCCGACGTCCAGCGGCTGTGGCAGGTCGTCACCGACTGGCCGCGCCACGGTGACATCGTCCCGCTGACCGAGGTCGTCTCCGACGGCTCCCAGGTCGTCGGCATCACCGGTCTCGGGCCGCTGCGCTTCCGCGACCCGATGGCGCTGCGCGACATGGTGCCCCCCGAGGGCGACCGGCCCGGCTCCGTCCGCCTGGAGAAGCAGGGTGCGGTGCTCGGCGGCTGGGCCGAGATCGAGGTCAGCGCCCTCGGCCCCGGCCGCAGCCGGCTGGTCTTCACCGAGGAGATCTGGCCGCGCCCCGACGCCGTCGGCAAGCGGCTCGGCGCCGTCGCGACCCCGCTCACCCGGCTGTTCGTCCGGCTGCTCGTCGACGGGCTCGTGCGCGGCGCGCAGGACCCGCCCCGATGACCCCTGAGGCACCGACCCCCGACGGGCTCGTCGCGGGGCCCGACGGCCGCCTGCGCTGCGCGTGGGCCGGCAGCGCCCCCGACTACCTCGACTACCACGACCACGAGTGGGGCCGCGAGGTCCGCGGCGAGACCCCGCTGTACGAGCGGCTCACCCTCGAGGCGTTCCAGTCCGGTCTGGCGTGGATCACCATCCTGCGCAAGCGTCCGGCCTTCCGCGCGGCGTTCGCCGGGTTCGACCCCGAGGTCGTCGCCCGGTTCGGCGACGACGACGTCACCCGGCTGATGGCCGACGCGGGCATCGTGCGCAACGCCCGCAAGGTGCAGGCCGCGATCACCAACGCGCGCGCCGTGCTGCGGCTGCGCGACCAGGGCGGCCTCGACGAGCTGTTCTGGTCGCACCGGCCGGACACCCACCGCCGGCCCCGCACGCCCGCGGACGTCCCGGCGAGCACGCCCGAGTCGGTGGCGCTCGCCACGGCGCTGAAGAAGTCCGGGTTCGCGCACGTCGGACCGACGACGATGTATGCGGCGATGCAGGCCTGCGGGGTGGTGGACGATCATCTCGAGGGATGCGTGAGCGGCCGGGAGGGCCGCGACGCCGCAGCAGCACAGGCAGCACCGACCGGGGGAGCAGGATGACGACCACGATGACCGAACCAGACGCATCGGCCGCACCGGCCAGCGAGCGGGGCCGCGCGGGCTCCCCGTGGCGCCGGCTCCTGGAGCAGCGCTTCCTGCCCCTGGTCGTCGCCGGCTACCTCGCCTGCCGGTTCTTCTCGTTCGTGGTGATCTCGCTGGTCGCCGGCCACCAGGACCCCGGTGGCATCCCGCGCGGGCCCGAGGACGGCGTACAGCCCGGTTATCTGGACATGACGCGCGTCTGGGACGGCGACTGGTACCGCCGGATCGTCGAGGAGGGCTACCCCGACGTGCTGCCGCGCGACGAGCAGGGCGAGCTGCAGCAGAACCAGTGGGCGTTCTACCCGCTGTTCCCGATGCTGGTGCGCGCGCTGATGACCGTCACCGGCGGGTCGTTCGGCCTGGTCGCCTCGAGCCTGGCGCTGGTGCTCGGCACCGCCGCGGCCGCGGTCATGGCGGTGCTGCTGCGCGACCGCGTCGGCCCGTTCGTCGCGCTGTGCGCGGTGCTCGTCTACGCCGCCTCGCCGCCCTCGCCCACGCTGCAGCTGGCGTACACCGAGTCGCTCGCGATGCTGCTGCTCACCGGCTTCCTGCTCGCGGTCTCGCGCGAGAAGTGGGGCGTCGCGATCGCCCTCGCGCTGCTCACCGGGCTCGCCCGCCCGATCGCCGTCCCGCTCGGCCTCGTCGCGCTCGTCGCGGTGATCTGGCGCTGGCGCGACCGCGCCGACCGCCCCATCGGCCGGGGGGAGTACGCCGCGATGCTCGGCGCGCTCGTCGCGTGCGGCGTCAGCGGCCTGATGTGGGCGACGTACGCCGGCTGGCGCACCGGCATCCGCTCGGCCTACACCGACACCATGGCCACCTGGCGGGCCGAGGGCGAGATCCACCCGTTCACGCCGTGGTTCAAGAACGCCGGGTACGCCCTCGGCGACACCGCCGGACCGCTCCTGGTCGTCGTGCTCGCCGGGCTGGTCGTGCTCGGCTTCGCGGGCCCCTGGGCCGCCGGCCTCGGGCCGGTGCTGCGCACCTGGTCGCTCGGATACCTGCTCTACCTCGGCGCCGTGCTCGACCCGTGGACCAGCACCTACCGCTACCTGCTGTTCCTGTTCCCGCTCGCCGTCGTCGCGATCGGCGGCGGCTGGGCGCGCACCGACCCCCGCGCCCGCGAGTTCCGGTTCACCGGCCTGCGCACGGTGGTGCTGGTCGGCCTCGGCCTCGCCTGGCAGGTGTGGTGGATCTGGGAGCTGCTGCGCATCATCCCCCCGGCCGACAACCCGATCTAGTTTCCTTGGCCTCGGCGCCGAGGCGCACGGTCGGGCGGTGGACCGCTGAGGGGTGCGGCTGGGCGCACGGTCAAGCGGTGGACCGCGGGGGCGTGCCGGGGCGCACGGTTGCGCGGTGGACCGCTGAGGGGTGCGGCTGGGCGCACGGTCAGGCGGTGGACCGCGGGGGCGTGCCGAGGCGCACGGTCGGGCGGTGGACCGCCGAGGGGTGCGGCTGGGCGCACGGTCAGGCGGTGGACCGCCGAGACGGGTCAGCGCCCGTGGAAGGTCGGCTTCTCCTTGGCGAGGAAGGCCTCCACGGCGTCGCGGTGGTCCTGGGTCGCGCCGGTGCGGGCCATCAGCTCGCCCTCGTTCTCCAGCGACTCCGCCAGGTCGTGGCTGGCGGCGAAGCCGACGGCGCGCCGCACCGAGCCGTACGCGATCGTCGGGCCCGCCGCGAGCCGTCCCGCGAGCTCGGCGGTCGCCGCCGGCAGCTCCTCGGCCGGGACCACCCGGGTCGCGAGGCCGAGCCGGTCGGCCTCGTCGGCGCAGATCGTGCCGCCGAGCAGCAGCAGCTCCTTGGCCTTGGCGACGCCGACCAGCCGCGGCAGCGTCCACGACGACCCGGTGTCGCAGGACAGCGCGATGCCGGTGAAGGCCAGGTTGAAGCTCGCGGTGTCGGCCAGCAGCCGGAAGTCCGCGGCGAACGCCAGCGACGCGCCCGCGCCCGCGGCCACCCCGTTGAGCGCCGCGACCACCGGCTTGTCCATCGTCGCGAGCAGCGTGACGATCGGGTTGTAGTGCTCGCGCACGGTGACGCCCAGCTCGCCGGAGCCGTCGCGCAGCCCGGCCACGTGCTCCTTCAGGTCCTGCCCGACGCAGAACGCCCGGCCGGTGCCGGTCAGCACCACCACCCGCGCCTCCGGGTCCTGCGCCACCGACCGCAGGGTCGCGAGCAGCGCGTCCTTGGTCGCGTTGTCGAGGCTGTTCATCGCCTCCGGGCGGTTCAGCCGCACGGTGGCCACCCCGCCCTCGAGCTCGAGCACGACGGGGCCCTGCGTGGACTCGCTCATGACACTCCTTGCTGGTCGAGGCAGGCGTCGACGTACGCCGACGCCCGGGGGAGCAGCGCGCTGCTCAGTCGGTCGAAGCAGGCGGCCGCACGGTCGCCGGCCCAGTCTGCGGGAAGCACCGCGTCGGGCAGCCCCGGGTCGCGGAAGAGGAACTTGCGCCACTCGTGCACGAGCTCGGTGCGCCGGGCGTACGCCGTGCGCTCGTCGAGCCCGTCGACGTCGGGCACGAGCGTGCCCGCCCACCGCACGAACCCGTCGTACGCCCTCGTCAGCTCGGCGAGGTCCCACAGCTCGGCCGCGAGCGCGCGTCCGTCGCCGTCGAGCTCGGCCGAGAACGCGTGCACCGGCACCTCGCCGACGGCGCTGTCGAGCTCGGGGGAGGGGCGCGGCGCGATCCAGGTGTCGGCCGACATCCGGGCGTAGCCGAGGTAGGTCAGCGAGTCGGCGACCCGCGCCCGGTGGCTGCGGTCGGCGATCCGCTCGGCCAGTACGACCAGGTGCCAGCGGCCGTCCCAGCCGGGTGCGCTGCTGCGATAGATGCGCTCCCACGCGGCCGACAGGCGCCGCTCGGCCCGCGGGGTCATCGCGTAACCGCGGGTGCCGTCGTGCTCGTGCGCCTCGAGCCACCCCTCGCGGCTGAGCCGGGAGACGGCGGTGCGCACCGCCTCGGGCCGCACGTCGACGGCGCCGAGCAGCCGCACCACGGAGGCGATCGGCGCCCATCCACCCCGGCGGGCGAGGTGATCGCCGTACAGATCGAAGACGGCGGCCCGGGCGTGCATGAGCACAGTTTGCCGCAGCGGGCTCCTGTGAGATTTCCCCCAGGGCGCTCGGGCAGGGGATAATGCCTGCAGCAGCAGAGCGCTCGTGACGGCTGACCGAGGCAGGACGACCGCGTGACTTCGGCGCTCGGATGAGTCGCGCGACAGAAAGGGAGACCCATGGCGGCGATGAAGCCCAGGACCGGTGACGGCCCGCTCGAGGTGACCAAGGAGGGCCGCAGCATCCTGCTGCGCATGCCCCTGGAGGGCGGTGGCCGGTTGGTCGTCGAGATGAACGCCGAAGAGGCGAAGGCGCTCGAAGACGCCATCAAGGGCTGCATCGGCTGAGCCAGCCCCGTCGTCGACGGCCCCGATCCGCACGCCGGGTCGGGGCCGTCGTACGTCCGGCCCCAGCGGGCGGGGGAGGCGCCGCACCCGCACGGGCGGACGGGCGTACCTTCCCCCTGACAGACCCGCGGGCATCGGGTTTCATGACGCCATGGCTCGATCACGACACCTCGCCGTTGTCCAGGCCGGCGGTCAGGGTTCGCGCATGGGAGTGCTCACCGAGGAGCGCGCCAAGCCCGCCCTGCCGTTCGCCGGCTCCTACCAGCTCATCGACTTCCCGCTGTCGAACCTGCACCACAGCGGGATCGACTGGGTGTGGCTGTGCCTGCAGTACCAGGCCGACACCCTGCACGACGTCGTCGCCAACGGGCGACCGTGGGACCTCGACAAGACCCGCGGCGGCCTGCGCCTGGTCTTCCCCCGCCAGACCAGCGGTGACGGGGACGACCTCGACGAGGGCTTCGCCACCGGCAACGCCGACCAGCTCTACCGCATCCGTGAGGCCCTGGCCGAGTCCGACGCCGACGTCGTGCTCGTGATGAGCGCCGACCACGTCTACGAGATGGACTACACCGACGCCATCCGCACCCACGAGGAGGCGGGCGCGGAGTGCACGGTGGTGACCACCACGACCTCGATCGAGGAGGCGGCCAGCCACGCCACCGTCGAGTCCGCCGCCGACGGCACGGTCACCCTGTTCGAGTACAAGCCGGAGAACCCCACGACCGGCACCATCGCCACCGAGGTGTTCGTCTACGACCGCGAGCTGCTGGTGCAGGGGCTCGAGGAGCTCGCCGACCAGCTGGCTGACGAGGCCGAGGAGGGCGACAGCGGTCTCGGCGACTTCGGCGAGCACCTGCTGCCCTGGTTCGTCGACCGCGGCAAGACCGTGGTGCACGCGCTCGAGGGCTACTGGATGGACGTCGGCCGGCCGGAGACGTACCTCCAGGCGCACCGCGACATGATCGAGGGCAAGGTCGACGCGTTCGACGCGGACTGGCCGATCCTCACCCAGCAGCCGCAGCGCGAGCCGGCCCGGTTCGACAAGGGCTCGGTGGTCGAGGACTCCTTCGTCAGCCCCGGCGCGGTCGTCGCCGGCACCGTCAAGCGCAGCGTGCTCGGCCCGGGCGTGCGGGTCGAGAAGGGCGCCACGGTCACCGACTCGGTGATCTTCAGCGACACCGTCGTGCGCGCCAAGGCGCAGGTGAGCTGGTCGATCGTCGACGAGGACGTGACCATCGGCAAGGGCGCGGTGGTCGGCGGGCGGCCGCGCAAGCGCCCGGTGCCCAGCGAGTCGATCACGATGATCGGCACTGGCGCCCGGGTTCGTGGCGGCGGCACCGTGAAGATGGGCGAGCAGGTCGCCCCGCGCGGGCGCCGCTGACCGGGCGGCCGGGCCGGCCGCCGTCCTGCCTCAGCCGCGCAGGACGGCGGTCAACAACCCGTCGCCGACCGGCAGCAGCGTCGTGACCAGGCGCTCGTCGTCACGCAGCTGCTTGCCGAGGTCGCGCAGCACCACGGTGGTCTCGTCGCGCACCGCCGGGTCGCCGACCCGGTCGTGCCACAGCATGTTGTCCAGCACGAGCGTGCCGCCGGGGCGCAGCAGCCGCAGCGCCTGCTCGACGTAGGCGGGGTACTCCGGCTTGTGCCCGTCGACCAGCACGAGGTCGTACGCCCGGTCGGCCAGGCGCGGCAGCACGGCGAGCGCGCTGCCGACGATGGTGCGGGTGCGCTGCGGGGGATAGCCGGCGGCGGCGTACGCCTGCTTGGCCGCGCGCTGGTGCTCCGGCTCGATGTCGATGGTGGTGAGCACCCCGTCGCGGGGCATCCCGCGCAGCAGCCACAGACCCGAGGAGCCGGCGCCGCTGCCGATCTCGACAACCGCGCGCGCGGCCGTCGCCGCGGCCAGCACGCTGAGCGCCGCACCCACCGCGGGGGCCACCGGGGTCGCGCCGAGCTCGTCGCCCCGCCGCCGGGCCGCCTCGATGGCCTCGGGCTCGGTGGGGAACTCCTCGGCGTAGGCCCACGTTGTGGGTCGCATGGTGCTCATGGTCCCGACTGTAGTGGCGCGCCGCCGGCCGGCCGCAGCCGCGCGCGGTCGGACCCCGCATGCTGCGTGGCCAGCCGGTGCACAGCAGACGTCCAGGTTCACGCCCGAGAATGGGGGCATCGGCGGTGCCGGGGCATCGCCGCAGAAAGGTGAACCGACCATGAGCACCGACTCGACGATCCTGCGCGGCCGTCCGCGCACCGAGGTGCCCGACGAGGCGCCCCCCGGCTGGGAGCCGCCCAGCTGGGAAGAGATCGTCACCGAGCACTCCGCCCGCGTCTACCGCCTGGCCTACCGGCTGACCGGCAACGTGCACGACGCCGAGGACCTCACCCACGACGTGTTCGTGCGGGTGTTCCGCTCGCTGCAC
It includes:
- the dapD gene encoding 2,3,4,5-tetrahydropyridine-2,6-dicarboxylate N-succinyltransferase, translating into MTDQRTAWGHGLATETDAGQLLDTWFPTPALGEVPDGAAAPAELEKLAQVYPARGVRTSVVTTVIDLDAAPADVPDAYLRLHLLSHRLVEPNTINLDGLFGVLSNVVWTNVGPCAVEGFEQTRLRLRAEGPVQVFGVDKFPRMTDYVVPSGVRIADADRVRLGAHLAAGTTVMHEGFCNFNAGTLGTSMVEGRIVQGVVVGDGSDIGGGASIMGTLSGGGTERVSIGRRCLVGAQAGVGIALGDDCVVEAGLYVTAGTKVTLEDGSVVKAKELSGRDGVLFIRNSTTGVVEARTRKGHGIALNDALHAND
- the dapE gene encoding succinyl-diaminopimelate desuccinylase, encoding MPTPHLDLSADVVTLTAAVCDIPSVSRDEQALADAVETALRAVPHLEVLRDGNAVVARTDLGRDERVLLAGHLDTVPLTDPPNLPVRRVDGLLYGRGTTDMKGGVAVQLALAATLAEPNRDVTYVFYDCEEIEDEFNGLGRLARTHPDWLAADFAVLLEPTDGGVEGGCKGTLRVDVTTKGIAAHSARPWNGHNAIHDAGEILTRLLAYEPETVTVDGLDYHEALNAVGISGGIAGNVIPDVCRVSVNYRFAPTKNAEEALAHVRGVFSGFDVTLGDSADGALPGLDRPAAQAFVAALGLPVTAKQGWTDVARFSALEVPAVNFGPGDPNLAHTDDERCPEQQITDAEAALRRWLEGAGA
- a CDS encoding TIGR00730 family Rossman fold protein; this encodes MTDQTRPTGGEDYFKGATMLRGRNVPQTTTDQRLLDRSDSAEWVHTDPWRVLRIQSEFVEGFGALAELGPAISVFGSARTKPGSAHYELATEVGRLLVEAGYAVITGGGPGTMEAANKGASEAGGVSVGLGIELPFETGLNPYVNLGINFRYFFARKTMFVKYAEGFVVLPGGFGTLDELFEAVTLVQTRKVTQFPLVLLGSDFWAPMLDWVRGTLLAEGMIGERDLDMLQVLDDPAEAVRAVVGDQPVQGTGREPD
- a CDS encoding DivIVA domain-containing protein yields the protein MIALLLALLVVVVGLAVAIAIGRIPVTGMDDAPSTSPFDPLPEGQVTDEDLQRLRFDQTLRGYRMSQVDATLDRLRDELRDKDREIARLRGDVDTYAERDYSERDADAYSEDT
- a CDS encoding SRPBCC family protein, with the protein product MAPVRVVREVEADVQRLWQVVTDWPRHGDIVPLTEVVSDGSQVVGITGLGPLRFRDPMALRDMVPPEGDRPGSVRLEKQGAVLGGWAEIEVSALGPGRSRLVFTEEIWPRPDAVGKRLGAVATPLTRLFVRLLVDGLVRGAQDPPR
- a CDS encoding DNA-3-methyladenine glycosylase I; translated protein: MTPEAPTPDGLVAGPDGRLRCAWAGSAPDYLDYHDHEWGREVRGETPLYERLTLEAFQSGLAWITILRKRPAFRAAFAGFDPEVVARFGDDDVTRLMADAGIVRNARKVQAAITNARAVLRLRDQGGLDELFWSHRPDTHRRPRTPADVPASTPESVALATALKKSGFAHVGPTTMYAAMQACGVVDDHLEGCVSGREGRDAAAAQAAPTGGAG
- a CDS encoding enoyl-CoA hydratase/isomerase family protein → MSESTQGPVVLELEGGVATVRLNRPEAMNSLDNATKDALLATLRSVAQDPEARVVVLTGTGRAFCVGQDLKEHVAGLRDGSGELGVTVREHYNPIVTLLATMDKPVVAALNGVAAGAGASLAFAADFRLLADTASFNLAFTGIALSCDTGSSWTLPRLVGVAKAKELLLLGGTICADEADRLGLATRVVPAEELPAATAELAGRLAAGPTIAYGSVRRAVGFAASHDLAESLENEGELMARTGATQDHRDAVEAFLAKEKPTFHGR
- a CDS encoding PaaX family transcriptional regulator C-terminal domain-containing protein; amino-acid sequence: MHARAAVFDLYGDHLARRGGWAPIASVVRLLGAVDVRPEAVRTAVSRLSREGWLEAHEHDGTRGYAMTPRAERRLSAAWERIYRSSAPGWDGRWHLVVLAERIADRSHRARVADSLTYLGYARMSADTWIAPRPSPELDSAVGEVPVHAFSAELDGDGRALAAELWDLAELTRAYDGFVRWAGTLVPDVDGLDERTAYARRTELVHEWRKFLFRDPGLPDAVLPADWAGDRAAACFDRLSSALLPRASAYVDACLDQQGVS
- a CDS encoding DUF3117 domain-containing protein, with protein sequence MAAMKPRTGDGPLEVTKEGRSILLRMPLEGGGRLVVEMNAEEAKALEDAIKGCIG
- a CDS encoding glucose-1-phosphate adenylyltransferase family protein; the encoded protein is MARSRHLAVVQAGGQGSRMGVLTEERAKPALPFAGSYQLIDFPLSNLHHSGIDWVWLCLQYQADTLHDVVANGRPWDLDKTRGGLRLVFPRQTSGDGDDLDEGFATGNADQLYRIREALAESDADVVLVMSADHVYEMDYTDAIRTHEEAGAECTVVTTTTSIEEAASHATVESAADGTVTLFEYKPENPTTGTIATEVFVYDRELLVQGLEELADQLADEAEEGDSGLGDFGEHLLPWFVDRGKTVVHALEGYWMDVGRPETYLQAHRDMIEGKVDAFDADWPILTQQPQREPARFDKGSVVEDSFVSPGAVVAGTVKRSVLGPGVRVEKGATVTDSVIFSDTVVRAKAQVSWSIVDEDVTIGKGAVVGGRPRKRPVPSESITMIGTGARVRGGGTVKMGEQVAPRGRR
- a CDS encoding O-methyltransferase → MSTMRPTTWAYAEEFPTEPEAIEAARRRGDELGATPVAPAVGAALSVLAAATAARAVVEIGSGAGSSGLWLLRGMPRDGVLTTIDIEPEHQRAAKQAYAAAGYPPQRTRTIVGSALAVLPRLADRAYDLVLVDGHKPEYPAYVEQALRLLRPGGTLVLDNMLWHDRVGDPAVRDETTVVLRDLGKQLRDDERLVTTLLPVGDGLLTAVLRG